TAGAACCTGGCGATCAAATTATCAGTTACTCCTCCATTGAGAAAAAGAAACAAGACCAAATTTGGGCAGCCATTAGTGCGTTCATAGAGGAAGCATAACCTATTATCAATAGATGAAAGTCATGCACGACTACAATTATGATAAAAATTTAGAAAGTCATTTTAAAAATCTTAACATGATTATGCATTTTTAATTAGAATGACTCTAATCTGTGTTATAATGTAGTCATTGTAGAATATATGGGGGCATAAGCATGTACTTAATAGCAGTTAGTGTGAATCATCGAACAGCTGATGTAGCATGTCGTGAAAAACTTTCATTTCAAGAAGAGAGTTTGACACACGTGCATGAAGCGTTGTTCGAGACAAAATCTATTTTAGAAAACGTGATTTTATCAACGTGTAACCGTACTGAAGTGTATGCGGTAGTTGACCAAATTCATACGGGACGTTACTATATTCAAAGATTTTTAGCGCGACAATTTAATTTTGAAGTAGATGATATCAAGGGGATGTCTGAAGTGAAAATTGAGGACGAAGCGATTGAACATCTATTCAGAGTTACTGCAGGCTTAGACTCAATCGTATTAGGTGAAACACAAATTTTAGGTCAGATGAGAGATGCGTTTTTCACAGCACAAGAAGCGGGAACAACTGGTACCATTTTTAATGAACTATTCAAGCAAGCAATCACATTTAGTAAAAAAGCACATCATGAAACAGATATTGCTGATAATACGATTAGTGTGTCTTACGGTGCGGTGGAACTTGCGAAAAAAATGTTCGGTAAAATGAATAAAAAACAAGCGTTAGTCATTGGTGCGGGCGAAATGGCAGAATTAGCTGTTTTAAACTTAAAAGGTGCTGGCGTGAGTCATATTACAGTCATTAACCGTACATTATCACGTGCACAAGCATTAGCAGATCAACATGGTGTTCAAGTCGGCGAATGGGCGTCACTAGGGGAAGCCATTGTTTCAGCAGATATCGTGATTAGTTCAACGAGTGCAGAACAATTTATCATTACAAAAGAGATGTTAGAAATGTGTCAAAGCGTTGCGAAATCATCTCAAAAAGTCATGATTGATATTGCTGTACCAAGAGATATTGAACCTGTCGACATGTCGCATTCCGAGTTGTTTATTTATGACGTGGATGATCTAAAGGGTCTCGTTGATGCAAACTTGCGTGAACGTCAACTTGCAGCAGAACAAATTGCATCACGTATTCCAACAGAAATTGATAAACATAATGAATGGGTGCGTATGCTCGGTGTCGTTCCGGTCATTCGTGCGTTACGTGAAAAAGCAATGCAAATCCAACAAGATACGATGGATAGTATTAGCCGTAAATTACCCAATATGTCAGAGCGCGAACGAAAAGTGATTTCTAAGCATACGAAGAGCATCATTAATCAAATGCTAAAAGATCCGATCAAACAAGCGAAAGAGATTAGTGATGATAAGCATGCGGATGCGAAGTTAGCACTATTCCAAGAAATTTTTGATTTAGAAGTTGAAGCAGATTATAAAACACAAGCGATTGAAAAGAAAAAATCTGTGTTGAAAGAAAGATTATTAAGTATAGAAACTTAAAGAACGGTGATGCTATGGAAGAAGCGTTTTTCATACGTTTTCATGAAATCATTTTATTGATTTATTTAGTCAGTATGGTGTGTTTGATCATTGATGTGTTTCAAAAGAATTATCGTCTACAAAATATAGGGTTCTATGCTTTAGGGATTGTTTGGTTTTGTCAAACAATCTCTTTAACTATGTTTATTATATGGCAAAAGCAACTCCCTTTAACCTCTTTAATCGAGAGTTTTTATGTATTAACGTGGTTGATTTTGACGATTACTTTTGTGATGTCCGTGTTGCGTCAGTCTGATTTTATGATCGCCTTTTTGAATGTGATTGGGTTTGTCTTCATGACGATTCACACGTTCCATCCGCGACAATTTAAATTGGACGGTGCGCGACTCACAGCTTTGAATGAATTACTGTTTTTCCACATTTCACTCGCATTATTGAGTTATGTGGTTTTCGCAGTTGCGTTTGTGAATGCGATTATTTATTTAATACAGTATCGAAATTTAAAAGAAAAGCGATTTACGCAAAATTTCTTTAGAATGAGCAGTATCGCAACACTTGAAAAGTTAGTGTTCTACAGTTCTTTGGTTGGTGTCATATTTATGTTCATAAGTCTCGTGCTAGGGATTCAGTGGGGTATGGTATCGATTGGCTATGACATCTTTTTAGACTTGAAAGTGATCTCGTCAATTATTATTTTTATTGCCTATTCTATTTTTATTACATTACGATTGACGCGTCGTTTTAAGCAGTCATTTTTAATGAATTTAAATATTATGTTATTTTTATGCTGTATGATCAATTTAGTTGTGGTGACTCAATTATCAACATTTCACCAATGGACCGGAGTTTAACTTATTTTAATTGGAGGAAAGCACTATGCGTAAACTTATCGTCGGCTCAAGAAGAAGTCAGCTTGCATTGACTCAAAGCCAACAATTTATTGATCGTTTAAAAGAAGTTGATCCTACTTTAGATATCGAAATTAAAGAAATTGTAACAAAAGGGGATCAAATTGTGGATCGCCAATTATCTAAAGTCGGTGGAAAAGGCTTATTCGTGAAAGAAATACAAAATGAACTCTTTAGCCGAGATATTGATATGGCTATTCATTCTTTAAAAGACGTTCCAAGTGAATTACCTGAAGGCCTTACGTTAGGATGTATTCCGGACCGTGAAAATCCATTCGATGCTTTCATTTCAAAAAATCATATTCCGTTAGACGAACTTCCTGATGGTAGTATTATTGGAACAAGTTCGTTAAGACGGGGGGCACAGATTTTAGCGAAATATCCGAACCTAGAAATCAAATGGATAAGAGGAAACATTGACACACGATTGAAAAAGCTAGAAACAGAGGATTACGATGCGATCATTTTAGCGGCAGCAGGTTTGAAACGCATGGGTTGGTCTGATGACATAGTGACAACGTATTTAGATGAAGACTTGCTCGTACCGGCTATTGGTCAAGGTGCACTTGGTATTGAATGTCGTGCAGATGATGAAGAATTGTTAGCTTTACTCGCAAAAGTACATAATGAAGACGTGGCGGCATGTGTCACAGCAGAGCGCACGTTTTTAAAAGAAATGAATGGGAGTTGTCAAGTGCCTATCGGGGGCTATGCAACACGTAAAAATGATACTGAGATTCAATTCACGGGTTTGATTATGTCTCCAGATGGTAAACAAAGATTTGAGTACACATTTTCAGGTCAAGACCCAATACAAGTCGGTAGCGAAGTGAGTCGTGTTCTTAAATCTCAAGGTGCGGATAAAATTATTCAAGCTTTAAATGAGAAAGAGGTGTAAATGATGAAGCCTATTATAGTGATGACCCAAACAAAGCGTTATGATGATCAGCGCGCGGAAATCCTTCATCTTCCATTTGTGACGACTGAACCACTTCCTTTTGATCAATCTGTGCTTCGTCGTCACTATGATTGGCTTGTTTTTACATCTCAAAATGCCGTTACGCATTTTCTACCTTATTTAAAGCAGTTAAATTTTAATGGATTAGCGGTCATAGGCGAGAAAACGAAAGCATTTTGTGAATCACAAGGCTTGCAAGTGGATTTTTACCCAGCAGATTACTCACAAGAAGGCTTTCTTGAGGCATTTCCCACACAACAAGGAGAGCACATTTTGATTCCATCCAGTCAACGTGCGCGCCCATTACTGCATGAAACGTTGCAAGCACGTGGTTTCAATGTTGATAAAATTGATTTGTATACGTCACGTTTTTTAATGGAAAATGTGAAGGAGGCCAAAGCACGTATCGAGCAAGGTCAAGTGGATGCATTGACGTTTGCGAGTGCCTCTGCTGTCAAAGCTTTTTTTGACGATGACACACCATTAAATTTCGAAAGGTATTATGCCATTGGTCAACAAACAGCACGACAAATTCAAGATTATGGCGATTCATGCTCTATTGCTGATATTCAAACTTTAGAATCAATGGTGACTAAAATTTTAGAAGAGAGGGTTCAATAATGCAATTCGATAGACATAGACGATTACGTTCATCAAAAGTGATGCGCGATATGGTGAGAGAAACACATGTGAGAAAAGAAGATTTGATTTATCCTATTTTTGTTGTAGAAAAAGATGATGTTAAAACAGAAATTAAATCTTTACCAGGTGTATACCAAATCAGCTTAAATCTACTACATGAAGAATTGAAAGCGGCATATGATTTAGGGATTCGTGCCATTATGTTCTTTGGAATTCCGAATGAAAAAGATGCATGTGGGACAGGCGCATTTATTGAAGAGGGTATTATTCAAAAAGCAACACGTTTGGCGAAATCCATGTATGATGATTTATTAATTCTTGCCGATACATGTTTATGTGAATATACGGATCATGGTCATTGTGGTGTGATTGACCCACATACACATGATGTCGATAATGATAAAACATTGCCTTTACTCGTTCAAACAGCTGTTTCTCAAGTGAAGGCGGGTGCAGATATTATCGCTCCTAGTAATATGATGGATGGATTCGTAGCAGCGATTCGCCAAGGTTTAGATGAAGCAGGATACTATCATATTCCAATTATGAGTTACGGGATTAAATATGCGTCAAGCTTTTTCGGCCCATTCCGTGATGCAGCAGAATCTGCACCGTCATTTGGTGATCGTAAAACGTATCAAATGGATCCAGCGAACCGTCTAGAAGCGTTACGTGAGTTGGAATCTGACCTTAACGAAGGGGCAGACATGATGATTGTTAAGCCGGCGTTAAGTTACCTTGATATTATTCGTGATGTACGTAACAATAGCAACATACCGATTATTGCTTATAATGTGAGTGGTGAGTACAGTATGACAAAAGCAGCAGCATTAAATGGTTGGATTGATGAAGAAAAAGTCGTGATGGAGCAAATGATCTCTATGAAACGCGCAGGCGCAGATATGATTATCACTTACTTTGCGAAAGACATTTGTCAATATTTAGATCAACAATAATAGGAGGCGGCAATATTGCGTTATAACGAATCAATTAAAGCATTTGAAAAAGCAGAACAACTGATGCCAGGAGGTGTGAACAGCCCCGTACGTGCATTTAAATCAGTAGACACACCAGCGATTTTTATGGCGCGCGGTGAGGGAAGCCGAATTTATGATATTGACGGCAATGAATATATTGACTATGTGCTCAGTTGGGGGCCGCTTATTTTAGGTCATCGTGATCCTAAAGTGATTGAAGCGATTCATGATGTTGTCGAACGTGGTACAAGCTTTGGCGCATCAACATTAGAAGAAAACCGTTTAGCTGAATTAGTGATTGAACGTGTGCCTTCTATTGAAAAAGTGCGTATGGTGTCATCCGGAACAGAAGCAACATTAGACACATTACGTTTAGCACGTGGTTATACTGGTAAAAATAAAATCATTAAATTTGAAGGTAACTATCACGGTCATAGTGATTCGTTGTTAATTAAAGCCGGTTCTGGTGTAGCAACGTTAGGTTTACCGGATTCACCCGGTGTTCCAGAAGGTACGGCGAAAAATACGATTACGGTGCCTTATAACGATCTTGAAGCGGTAAAATACGCATTTGAAGAGTTTGGTGATGATATCGCAGCGGTCATTGTAGAGCCCGTCTCAGGAAACATGGGTGTCGTACCACCGATTAACAACTTTTTACAAGGGTTACGCGACATTACGAAAGAAAATGATGCTTTACTTATTTTTGATGAAGTGATGACTGGTTTTCGCGTTGGTTACAATTGTGCACAAGGCTATTTTGACGTCATTCCAGATTTAACGTGTCTAGGTAAAGTGATTGGCGGTGGTCTACCTGTTGGTGCTTTCGGTGGCCGTAAAGAAATTATGGATCATATTGCACCAAGTGGAGACATTTATCAAGCAGGTACATTGTCAGGTAACCCGCTTGCAATGACGAGTGGTTATATGACATTAAGCCAATTAACACCAGAAAGCTATGATTACTTTAATGAACTTGGTGATAGGTTAGAAGAAGGATTAACTGAAATCTTCAGCAAACATCAAGTGCCGTTAACAGTAAATCGAGCAGGTTCTATGATTGGATTCTTCTTAAATGAAGGGCCAGTCACAAACTTTAAAGAAGCGAACCAATCCGATTTAGAATTGTTTAGCCAACTGTATCGAGAACTTGCTGAACAAGGCATTTTCTTGCCACCATCACAATTTGAAGGTATGTTTTTATCGACAGCACATACAAAAGAAGACATTGAAAAAACATTGCATGCTTTCGATGTTGCGTTAGAGCGTCTCGGAAAATAATTAAATATGACTATAGATGAGGTTGGGATTGACGTGTCCCGACCTCTGTTTTTCGTGATGGTGCATATTTGAAGCCTACTATCCTAGGTTTTTTTCATGTCGCTGATCATCATTTATCGTAAATCTAATGTATAAGTTTTGCGAATTGCATGTTTAATAGAAAAGCGTATAATATATGATTGCTATGAGTGGAGTGAGGTCATACGAGAACTGTGTTAACCTTACTCCTCGTTGTAATAAAAAATTAGGAGGCGAGGCCATGGCACAAAATAAAATGTTCAATAATTTACTTGTACTCGTTATTGCGTTTTTGTTTGGTTGGATTTTGTTTGCATTGCATATCATGTTGCCATGGATGTTCGGACCCATTTTGGCAAGTATTTTTGTCGTAAAAGTACTAAAACGAGATGTTCAATGGCCGTTTTGGTTGAGTGAACTAGGCTTAATTATGCTAGGGGTTCAAATTGGGACTTCATTTACAAGAAGTGTGACAAGTGATATTAAAGATGATTGGCTCGCGATTGTTTTAGTGAGTGTCCTCATTTTACTGTTAGCCCTTGTCGTCTCCACTGGTTTTAGAAAAATTGCACATGTCAATCGTGAAACGGCTATTTTAAGCGTAATCCCAGGGGCGTTAAGTCAGATGATTGTAATGGCTGAAGAAAATAAAAAAGCAGATATCCTTGTCGTGAGTCTGACACAAACGTCACGTGTCATTTTTGTTGTGTTGTTAGTGCCTTTAATATCATTTTTCTTTAAAACTGATCATTCGAATCGTGTCAATCAAACGAACGTACAATATTTAACGGATGTTTTAACGATACAACACGTTGTCATTATCGCTTTAGGAATTGCTGTCGTTTATATGCTGATGAAGTGGATTCATTTCCCCACAAAAATGTTGATGGCACCTATCGTCGTGTTAATCATTTGGAATTTTGTAACGAACCATACATTCACACTTGATGCACCCATTATTGCTGGCGCACAAATTATTTATATGATTCGTGTCGGCATTCAAATTGCGCATTTAACAGATCAATTAAAAGGGAGAATTGCAGTTGCTATTGCTTATCAAAATGTCATGCTTATATTTGGGGCGTTAGCAATGGTATATCTTGTACAGTTCATTAACCATGCTTCTATTGATGAATTATTCCTTGGTGCGGCACCAGGTGGAATGAGTCAAATTGTCTTGGTCGCATTGGATATCGGTGCGGACATTGCGATGATTTCAAGTTATCATATTTTCCGTGTATTCTTTATTCTATTTTTAATTGCACCACTCGTTAGTGTGTATTTGAAATATATAGAGCGTAACAATAAAAATGATATCAATTAAGGGCTTGGATGATGTTACGTCCAAGTCCTTTTATATTGTGGCATACATTGATGGTAACGCTGAAATGGGTTTGTCTAGCATTTTTTATCGGTTCGGACATGATACTAAATGGCTGTTATAAAGGCCGGCAGCTTCCATAAATGAAAAGGCGGTAACAGGACCAATAAATTTAAATCCATATTGTTTCAATGCTTTTGATAATGCTTTAGCTGTATCGTTAACGGTGATGCGTTCTTCAACAGATTGATATTTAAAATCGACCGGTGCACCATCGACAAATGACCATAAAAACGAACTGAAACTGTTGTAATCCTGCTCAATTTGAATATAACCTTTCGCTTGTGAGACGATGGCTTCTAATTTTGGACGATGATGTATGATATTTGGAAAGGCCATTAATGCATCAATATCTTCATCACGCATTTGTGCAATTCGATAGGGGTCAAAATTGTGAAATGCTTGTTGATAGGCTTCCTTCTTTTTTAAAATCGTTAACCACGAAAGACCCGCATGTTGTGATTCTAGGGCTAACAATTCAAATAAAGCGCGTGAATCATACAGCGGTTTGCCCCAGGTGTGATCGTGATAATTG
Above is a genomic segment from Staphylococcus delphini containing:
- the hemA gene encoding glutamyl-tRNA reductase, whose amino-acid sequence is MYLIAVSVNHRTADVACREKLSFQEESLTHVHEALFETKSILENVILSTCNRTEVYAVVDQIHTGRYYIQRFLARQFNFEVDDIKGMSEVKIEDEAIEHLFRVTAGLDSIVLGETQILGQMRDAFFTAQEAGTTGTIFNELFKQAITFSKKAHHETDIADNTISVSYGAVELAKKMFGKMNKKQALVIGAGEMAELAVLNLKGAGVSHITVINRTLSRAQALADQHGVQVGEWASLGEAIVSADIVISSTSAEQFIITKEMLEMCQSVAKSSQKVMIDIAVPRDIEPVDMSHSELFIYDVDDLKGLVDANLRERQLAAEQIASRIPTEIDKHNEWVRMLGVVPVIRALREKAMQIQQDTMDSISRKLPNMSERERKVISKHTKSIINQMLKDPIKQAKEISDDKHADAKLALFQEIFDLEVEADYKTQAIEKKKSVLKERLLSIET
- a CDS encoding cytochrome C assembly family protein, with amino-acid sequence MEEAFFIRFHEIILLIYLVSMVCLIIDVFQKNYRLQNIGFYALGIVWFCQTISLTMFIIWQKQLPLTSLIESFYVLTWLILTITFVMSVLRQSDFMIAFLNVIGFVFMTIHTFHPRQFKLDGARLTALNELLFFHISLALLSYVVFAVAFVNAIIYLIQYRNLKEKRFTQNFFRMSSIATLEKLVFYSSLVGVIFMFISLVLGIQWGMVSIGYDIFLDLKVISSIIIFIAYSIFITLRLTRRFKQSFLMNLNIMLFLCCMINLVVVTQLSTFHQWTGV
- the hemC gene encoding hydroxymethylbilane synthase translates to MRKLIVGSRRSQLALTQSQQFIDRLKEVDPTLDIEIKEIVTKGDQIVDRQLSKVGGKGLFVKEIQNELFSRDIDMAIHSLKDVPSELPEGLTLGCIPDRENPFDAFISKNHIPLDELPDGSIIGTSSLRRGAQILAKYPNLEIKWIRGNIDTRLKKLETEDYDAIILAAAGLKRMGWSDDIVTTYLDEDLLVPAIGQGALGIECRADDEELLALLAKVHNEDVAACVTAERTFLKEMNGSCQVPIGGYATRKNDTEIQFTGLIMSPDGKQRFEYTFSGQDPIQVGSEVSRVLKSQGADKIIQALNEKEV
- a CDS encoding uroporphyrinogen-III synthase; this translates as MKPIIVMTQTKRYDDQRAEILHLPFVTTEPLPFDQSVLRRHYDWLVFTSQNAVTHFLPYLKQLNFNGLAVIGEKTKAFCESQGLQVDFYPADYSQEGFLEAFPTQQGEHILIPSSQRARPLLHETLQARGFNVDKIDLYTSRFLMENVKEAKARIEQGQVDALTFASASAVKAFFDDDTPLNFERYYAIGQQTARQIQDYGDSCSIADIQTLESMVTKILEERVQ
- the hemB gene encoding porphobilinogen synthase, translating into MQFDRHRRLRSSKVMRDMVRETHVRKEDLIYPIFVVEKDDVKTEIKSLPGVYQISLNLLHEELKAAYDLGIRAIMFFGIPNEKDACGTGAFIEEGIIQKATRLAKSMYDDLLILADTCLCEYTDHGHCGVIDPHTHDVDNDKTLPLLVQTAVSQVKAGADIIAPSNMMDGFVAAIRQGLDEAGYYHIPIMSYGIKYASSFFGPFRDAAESAPSFGDRKTYQMDPANRLEALRELESDLNEGADMMIVKPALSYLDIIRDVRNNSNIPIIAYNVSGEYSMTKAAALNGWIDEEKVVMEQMISMKRAGADMIITYFAKDICQYLDQQ
- the hemL gene encoding glutamate-1-semialdehyde 2,1-aminomutase; translation: MPGGVNSPVRAFKSVDTPAIFMARGEGSRIYDIDGNEYIDYVLSWGPLILGHRDPKVIEAIHDVVERGTSFGASTLEENRLAELVIERVPSIEKVRMVSSGTEATLDTLRLARGYTGKNKIIKFEGNYHGHSDSLLIKAGSGVATLGLPDSPGVPEGTAKNTITVPYNDLEAVKYAFEEFGDDIAAVIVEPVSGNMGVVPPINNFLQGLRDITKENDALLIFDEVMTGFRVGYNCAQGYFDVIPDLTCLGKVIGGGLPVGAFGGRKEIMDHIAPSGDIYQAGTLSGNPLAMTSGYMTLSQLTPESYDYFNELGDRLEEGLTEIFSKHQVPLTVNRAGSMIGFFLNEGPVTNFKEANQSDLELFSQLYRELAEQGIFLPPSQFEGMFLSTAHTKEDIEKTLHAFDVALERLGK
- a CDS encoding AbrB family transcriptional regulator; its protein translation is MAQNKMFNNLLVLVIAFLFGWILFALHIMLPWMFGPILASIFVVKVLKRDVQWPFWLSELGLIMLGVQIGTSFTRSVTSDIKDDWLAIVLVSVLILLLALVVSTGFRKIAHVNRETAILSVIPGALSQMIVMAEENKKADILVVSLTQTSRVIFVVLLVPLISFFFKTDHSNRVNQTNVQYLTDVLTIQHVVIIALGIAVVYMLMKWIHFPTKMLMAPIVVLIIWNFVTNHTFTLDAPIIAGAQIIYMIRVGIQIAHLTDQLKGRIAVAIAYQNVMLIFGALAMVYLVQFINHASIDELFLGAAPGGMSQIVLVALDIGADIAMISSYHIFRVFFILFLIAPLVSVYLKYIERNNKNDIN
- a CDS encoding DNA-3-methyladenine glycosylase I translates to MNPCAFGTKDPLYLNYHDHTWGKPLYDSRALFELLALESQHAGLSWLTILKKKEAYQQAFHNFDPYRIAQMRDEDIDALMAFPNIIHHRPKLEAIVSQAKGYIQIEQDYNSFSSFLWSFVDGAPVDFKYQSVEERITVNDTAKALSKALKQYGFKFIGPVTAFSFMEAAGLYNSHLVSCPNR